The Papaver somniferum cultivar HN1 chromosome 3, ASM357369v1, whole genome shotgun sequence genome includes a region encoding these proteins:
- the LOC113360218 gene encoding phosphate transporter PHO1 homolog 5-like, with translation MVPEWQGAYMEYTSLKSILEDLKHFKFKTPLQHSHPHHHHHGGVAAVYRTFSGLVIDRTIPTITNSKTTTDTTSKTTATTTTTTTTNRHHHHHGLFHHEEEPVILVRQIMHQKDDHDLEKGMLSHPDVHHEKYETKFLMSDEEGGEYELKFFKRLDEEFNKVNNFYKDKVDKVMNEAAVLTKQMDALIAFRVKIDDPDQAKFEHLCNEIAESAARFSVSSETSIPHSTEMVHMEVIEESIGPSSHGSYSDENETSNFDDTDLDESNIQPTDNNSRGGEREGRKKLKTEIPAHMEILNSVKINETLGPRATIKRIISFKNGNSGGLISFRKRNLKRVEEQLKTAIIHFYHKLQLLKSYSFMNLLAFSKTMKRYDKITERHASKIYLNMVDNSYIGSSDDVTRLMDRVEDSFTKHFSKSNRSKGMNILRSKKKKDKHTTTFTSGFFMGCTISLLICLILVINVRNLIRKEGSANYMETMFPLYSLFGFLVLHALLYSANIYFWQRYQINYAFIFGFKKGTELGHREVFLLSTILATVSLASVLANLDMEMDISTSKYKALTELLPLALVSVIVLITVCPFNIVYRSSRVYLLRTAFRCISAPLYTVTLSDFMLADQLSSQGQALRSVAFYICYYASGDYKVRETKCKSDVVYNSFYIMLAAFPFWLRALQCFRRYFEEKDPMQGPNGFKYLSIVLAVSLTTAYSKHNTTLLLVLAWISAIIAAVTAIYWDLVLDWGLLRRNSKNPWLRDKLLVSQKSIYYVAMVMDVVLRFAWLQTVLNIQVSFLHKEAMVALVACLEIFRRGVWNFFRIENEHVNNVGKFRAFTTVPLPFIYDEDEEEDKDE, from the exons ATGGTACCAGAATGGCAAGGAGCTTACATGGAATACACATCCCTCAAATCCATCCTTGAAGATCTTAAgcatttcaaattcaaaacccCACTCCAACATTCTCACCCCCACCATCATCATCATGGTGGAGTTGCTGCAGTCTACAGAACCTTCAGTGGTCTAGTAATTGATCGCACCATCCCTACCATCACCAACTCTAAAACCACCACTGATACTACTTCCAAGACTACTGCAACTACTACTACTACGACCACAACAAATCGGCATCACCATCACCATGGATTATTTCATCATGAAGAAGAACCAGTCATTTTAGTTCGTCAAATCATGCACCAAAAAGATGATCATGACCTAGAAAAAGGAATGCTGAGTCATCCGGATGTCCATCATGAGAAATATGAGACTAAGTTCCTGATGTCGGATGAAGAAGGAGGAGAATATGAACTAAAATTCTTCAAAAGACTTGATGAGGAATTCAACAAAGTAAATAACTTTTACAAAGACAAGGTTGATAAGGTTATGAATGAAGCTGCCGTGTTGACCAAACAAATGGATGCATTGATTGCTTTTAGGGTTAAAATTGACGATCCCGATCAAGCAAAGTTTGAACACCTCTGTAATGAAATTGCTGAATCTGCAGCCAGATTCTCTGTCTCTTCAGAAACCTCTATCCCCCACAGTACTG AAATGGTGCATATGGAAGTCATAGAAGAAAGCATTGGACCAAGCAGCCACGGAAGTTATTCAGATGAAAATGAAACAAGCAATTTTGATGATACTGATCTCGATGAATCTAATATACAGCCAACTGATAACAACAGCCGTGGAGGAGAAAGAGAGGGGCGGAAAAAATTGAAGACTGAAATACCAGCTCATATGGAAATCCTGAACAGTGTTAAGATCAATGAAACACTCGGTCCGCGAGCAACTATAAAACGAATCATCAGTTTTAAGAACGGAAATAGTGGAGGGTTAATCAGTTTCAGAAAACGGAATCTAAAGAGAGTTGAGGAACAACTCAAGACTGCAATTATCCATTTCTATCACAAACTTCAACTTTTAAAGAGCTATAGCTTTATGAACCTCTTGGCCTTTTCCAAGACCATGAAGAGATATGACAAG ATAACTGAAAGACATGCATCAAAAATATATCTGAATATGGTGGATAACTCCTACATCGGCAGCTCTGAtgat GTTACTAGGCTCATGGACAGGGTAGAGGATTCATTTACCAAACACTTCTCCAAGTCAAACCGTAGTAAAGGCATGAACATCTTGAGATCGAAAAAGAAGAAAGACAAACATACAACAACATTTACCTCTG GTTTCTTTATGGGCTGCACAATCTCTCTTCTAATATGCCTAATTTTGGTCATAAATGTAAGAAATCTCATTAGAAAAGAGGGCAGTGCTAATTATATGGAAACCATGTTTCCACTCTACAG TTTATTTGGGTTTCTTGTCCTACACGCGCTCCTGTATTCAGCAAATATCTACTTTTGGCAACGTTATCAAATCAATTATGCATTCATATTTGGTTTCAAAAAAGGAACAGAGTTGGGACACAGAGAAGTTTTTCTGTTAAGTACAATTCTTGCAACGGTTTCACTGGCCAGTGTGCTCGCCAACCTAGACATGGAAATGGATATAAGCACAAGCAAATACAAAGCTCTCACTGAACTACTTCCTCTAGCATTAGTTTCT GTTATAGTTCTCATAACAGTTTGCCCTTTCAATATCGTGTATCGTTCTAGTCGTGTCTACCTACTGCGAACTGCATTCCGTTGTATCAGTGCTCCTTTGTACACG GTCACTCTATCAGATTTTATGTTGGCTGATCAGCTGAGTAGTCAG GGCCAAGCTCTTAGAAGTGTTGCGTTCTACATCTGCTACTATGCTTCAGGTGATTACAAAGTGAGGGAGACCAAATGCAAATCAGACGTTGTTTATAACTCATTCTACATCATGTTAGCTGCATTCCCATTTTGGCTACGGGCATTACAG TGTTTTCGGCGATACTTTGAAGAGAAAGATCCAATGCAGGGACCTAATGGGTTCAAATACTTAAGTATCGTTCTCGCAGTCAGCCTGACAACAGCTTACAGTAAGCATAACACAACACTACTATTGGTATTGGCTTGGATCAGTGCAATCATTGCAGCTGTTACTGCAATATATTGGGATCTCGTTCTAGATTGGGGACTACTACGAAGGAATTCAAAGAATCCATGGTTAAGAGACAAACTTCTAGTTTCACAGAAAAGTATTTACTACGTAGCCATGGTAATGGATGTGGTGCTGAGATTTGCCTGGCTTCAAACAGTATTAAACATTCAAGTTTCTTTCTTACACAAGGAAGCAATGGTTGCCCTTGTCGCGTGCCTAGAGATTT